From the bacterium genome, the window TCTGACCTTCGTCGTTGCGGATGCGAAATATTCCGTAACCTTTCTGATTATGCTGGGGGTGACCGTCCTGACCGGCCGCCTGATGGTTCAATTGAGGCGCAACGCGGAAAAGGCCAATCAGGCCCAGATCGCGGCGGAACGGGAGGCGATGATGAGCTCCCTGCTCAGTTCCTTTTCCCACGACCTCCGGACGCCGTTGACGTCGATTTCCGGCGCGGCGGGCACTCTCCTGACCGAGGACCATAAGCTTTCCCCGGAGGACCGCCGCCGCCTCCTGGAATCGATCGACGACGAATCCGCCCATCTGAACCGCCTGGTGGAGAACATCCTGCAAATCACGAAGATCGAAGCGGGCCATATCAATATCAAAAAGGAATTGCAGTCGATCGAGGAGATCATCGGTAGCGCCTTGAATCGTCTTGATGCGCTTTTGAAGGACCGCAGGATCGCCACGGAGATCCCCGACGACCTGCCGCTCGTGCCCATGGATGGTCTCCTGATCGAACAAGTCTTGATCAATCTCCTGGAGAACGCCTCGCGGTACACGGCCGCCGGCTCGCCCATCGACATCCGCGCCCGGAGAAACGGAGCCAAGGT encodes:
- a CDS encoding DUF4118 domain-containing protein → MKSSYRYLLSVLLIAGWTAFAKLVFPRIEIANLVMTYLLANVLIAVRYGQGPSVVSAVLSVALFDFFFVPPYLTFVVADAKYSVTFLIMLGVTVLTGRLMVQLRRNAEKANQAQIAAEREAMMSSLLSSFSHDLRTPLTSISGAAGTLLTEDHKLSPEDRRRLLESIDDESAHLNRLVENILQITKIEAGHINIKKELQSIEEIIGSALNRLDALLKDRRIATEIPDDLPLVPMDGLLIEQVLINLLENASRYTAAGSPIDIRARRNGAKVTVEIADRGPGVPAPEQSRIFEKFYRSGKKDVWGSGLGLAICQGILKAHQGEIGVKDRDGGGSLFYFSLPLENGGKAA